The Neodiprion pinetum isolate iyNeoPine1 chromosome 5, iyNeoPine1.2, whole genome shotgun sequence genome segment CAAGGCTCCCTTAGGAGTCTGTCCTGAGAATGGAAGAGAAACATCGGAATATCCTACTCCAAGTGCAACCAGCGATCGTCCGTGATCTCGACTATCAGAATGTCCTTGACACGCTGGTTGCAAAGAACATCATCACCTTGGCATCCAATGAAGAGATTCTTAATGCAGGAAATCGAGAGTTGCAAATCCGGAAGCTGCTATCTCACCTACCGGGGTAAATTGCTCcttggagtttttttttttttgtctatttaAAGTCTATATTAGTATTTCTTTAAAACATGTTTCCTCTTACAAACCTTACTCATATTTCTTCAAGCTTTAGATTAATCAGAGAGAACATTATCACcaactttttttattaacattgTTCAAACTCAAAATATTACACTTTTCTGCATGCATTGAATTGTTTCTCACAATTGCACCTTTTTTGTTTGCATAATCTTTAGACGCGGTCCGAAGGCTTATTCCATATTTAAAGAAGCTATGCGACTAAATTATGATTGGATCAGCAAAGAAATGGATGAGCTCGAAGAGAATTTTGACAGTGTAGATTCATTAGATGCTCCCGTAGGACAAAACGTCCCACACCCGCATCTTCCTGCAATTCCATCGCTAAATGTGTCAAGGACAAGAAaggtttattaattttttcactttagtAATCTCATTATACTTTTTTAAAGACTATAATCTCTCAACTCATCAACATTTATCTTTTCgaatactttgaaatttaGTTTAACTTACTGTAGATCTTTATATTATTGCTGTGTAATGTTTTATATTGTATGAATTTTCTTTAATCCTGTGCTTTCAAATGCGGCGTTGATAAAATCGGTAAGTTCTTATGGTAAATAAATTAGGTACatgcaaaattgaaattcattattcTCTGAACTATGAATTCAAGAATGCCGGTACCCAGTCTCAATCTAATTTAGTCTTTCTATTACAATAACTGGCATTTAttgcataatatttttgacattttcgaGTTCTCAGGTTTCAAACCCCGATAAATTTACCacaaaaaaacaatatcaTCAGAATATATTTTACTGTTATTTGAATGGTCAAAAACTACAAGCTAATCAACTTAGGTAACCTTCTTAGACTTCTATTTTCTAATCTGCAAGTTGAtatatgcaataaaaaaaattcaatggaCTACAACATCAATAATTGGACATGTATTTTCAGATGGAACAGTTGCGCAAAGGGCTGAAAGAGTTGAAACCAAGTAATTACCTGGCTCTCCATGCGCTGCCAGGATATGGTAAATCAACTTTGGTCAGTGAAACTTTACAGGACGATGATCTTGCTACTGATTTATTCCAGGTAATGCGATTGTCGAGAACTAATTAGTCAGTCGCTTGATTATATAAACGAAATTTGTACCAATTTTTAATTGACATTTACAAAAAAACAATCCTAATGCAATTAAGTTTTTAATATGAAAAAGGCTAACAAATTTTCTGTAATCAAAAACCAACTTTTATTCATTGCCCATGACAGAAGGAAATGTACTGGATTAAATTTGGATCGGAACAATCAGTCGCAGAGAACATACTCACTCAGTTGAACATGCTTTTTCACCGAGTGAGAAATCTGGATCTGTTGACAGAACCGACTAGTGAAGACTctctcaaatattttctgaGGCACCATTTTTCCAAACATAATCATGCCCTGTTAATACTGGACGATGTTAATCGGCGCGAAATTATCGAAGCATTTGATTTTGGATGCAAGACTCTTGTCTTGACAACTGACACAGACATactgagaggaaaaaaatgcgATATCATTGAGGTGAGTTTTCCTGCCTTGATAATGTTTGTACAATGcaaaaatttactattgccTCGAACGTAATTTCAGTTTTCtcttatttatctatttactTTTTGTGCCGTCATGTCTAGCTTTGTTTTGATAATTCTTTTTCTCAACTTGTTTCAGATGAACGAGGGCTTCACCCCGAAAGAATCGCTTGCCTTGTTTGCCAAAGCTATCGGTGTCGATGCCTCGGAGCTGCCCAAACAGGCTCGCCAGATACACGAGGAATGCAAGGGAATGCCTCTTATGATCGCGATGTTTTCAGCCCAATTTGAAGATGTCAAAGAGAGTCTTATCGAAGGTGATAAAAGGGCTGACACGTGGTCTTACTACCTCGATGcattgaagaagaagaaatctgcGTACGTATCATGAATAGCCAAGTGTTAATTTTTgtcttgattaaaaaaaagaaaaaaaatcgttacatcCCTGCAATATTTTTCGCGTTAAATTGAGCAACTAACAGCCACTATCCATTCATGTATTTCTTATTCATTGCAGCGTTTTGCAAGAGAGTCTCGACAAGTTGAAAGCGATATTCGAAATGTGCATAAATAAGCTTTCCAAAGACGAAATACATTACTATGAAATGTTTGCTATATTCCCTGAAGACGTGAACATCACAACAAAGGTttgttaatgaaaaaaaaaagaatatccaattttaataaactaaaaaaatgAACTAACTAATCTTACCATCCTCAATTATGCTCCTTGCAGACATTGTCAATATTTTGGGATCTGGATCCACCAGAAGTCGATTTGATAATGtctaaattttgcaaaaaatcaaTGGCCGTGAGACAGTGGCATGTACATctaaaaacatatatatacggtGTTCACAACTTGGTGCTGCGTCACCTTCGAGACAAATTGACAGCAGAATCCTTAATGAATCTCCATAAGACttatgtgaataaaaattttgaggcATGCAACTGGAAATTGTCAAATCTCCCAAAGGACAATTACATCTATTCTTATATTGGACACCATATGGAAGAGGGAGAGttactaaaaaaatttccggaagtttatcttaattttaaattcatcgaGGCAAAAATCTACCATATCGGTCCTGGTGATCTTctaattgatttaaaaaagtaCAGAAAACACATTACCCAGGAATCTCCAGAGCTCTTGGATAAGGTTACAGATCTTGAGAAATTCCTCGTACAACAGGCCTCAACCCTCGCCGAATATCGAAGACGGAACTGCCTCGACCTTGTTCAAGTGGCCCTGAAACACCCATATTCGGGCTTTGTCAGAGACATGGCTGAGTCTCTGGCAAATGAGCGACAGAGCAGCCTCTATTTAAGCCATTTGAAGAACAACAATCAGAATTTGAATTCTCTGAGCGATGAATTATACATGCAGGTGCGATCTGTCGCTTTTACTAACGAAGCTAGTGTGATCCTCATAGGAAATGACATGGGAGAAGTTGTGTTGTGGAACTGCCACGACGGGCACCACGTTGTTTTTTATGGGAACAATAGGGATTATCCCATCAGAAAGATTATCACTCCGAGGAACGGAGAGTACTTTGTCTCTATTAGCGAAGACGGTACAGCAAAGTTATTCGATCTCAGCAAACAACGAGAGTTTTACATGAAAACTCTCAATCCTCGAACCAGGCAGAAGGACTGGAAAACAATGTACGAAAACGATATCAACCAGGATCACAGTAAATTTACTTTCGCAGTCAAGGATCAGAAAATTATGGATATTTCTATTTGCTCAAGTAGCCAGAAAATTGCTGCCTGTACCAAGAATGGGAACATCATGGTATGTTGGccattttattaatttcttaaTCTGATATTTTGTCCAAGAAAAGCACTAGGTACTAAATTAAGAGAGAAACATGAACAAAATGATTAAAACCTGTGTCAAAACGTAcaatgtttgaaatttgaggtcaatgattgaaattttataacagaGTTCATTCCTTGTTGTACAATATCGACCGTAATAGATACTTGAACAACTTTTTTCCTTCCTCAGGTATGGAAGTGGACCGGCGAAGTTTTaattgatcaaatttcaatgGCAGGGTaagttttgatgaaaaatatcaatgttTGACGATTGATCCTAAATTCGTTACAGACGTTTTGAGCATAACGTTCTgtatcatttttataaaatgagCATCATCCTCGCCGCACGATCGAATAATTGCAACTTCGCTTTCAGCAATTCAACGTTAAACTGCATTCTGTTCACGATATCCAGTACGAAACTTCATACCGTAAACCTAGAAACAGGAGCTCTGACTATGTATGACGCTACGCACGGCAATTACGTGACGCAATGTACCCTCTCCTCTGAGATGGTAAAAGTGATATCACTCCTCTCTGTTCCGGGGGTTGCCAATATTATGATTGGTttgttggataaaaaattattctccgTCACCTGGAAACTTGACGAAATCACAGGCTATCCTACATATCACGAATTTGCCAAACTTGCCGATGAAACGGTGACATATACTTGCGCAGCTTTGACTCAAGATGGCCGGTACGTCATCACTGCGGACACTGGCTGCTCTGTTACTATTCACAGTCTTCAAAACGGgtataaaacaataaaaacgTACAAGAAATCTGTTACTAGCCTTGATACTCAGTGGCTAGAGAATGAACGCTGTCACATGGTAAGTGATTTTGTTGCTCAGTACTCGATAGAATTTAGTTCCTTTATTATTTCTCCATTTATTTCAACAGATCTGTGCCGGCAGTCGTGATACACTTGTGCCAATGGTCCACAGGTGGAGATTTGACCCTACGGAGAATCCTGTTTCTCAAAGGTAAAGCATCCCCGTAGTACAAGAAATATGTTAAACTGAAACGTAAATGAAGAAAGATTGatggcaattttttatttttctttcaatttttcactttatttttataaattttgttcATCGGTCtacaaattaatttcatcgaCATATTGCTTTCCTGCTTTCAGACTGCCCCTGTTTGACGCAATTGTCGAAtcagttgagaaaaatattattgctGTAGCCACATCCAATAGAACAGTGCAGATTATTCAAAATGACAATGTTATCGCCGAGGCACCATCGGTTAACGCGAAGATAACTAATATAATGTTTTTTGAAGACAAAAATCGAGTCGCTTATGCGACTGAAGGGGGTCAAATATTCTTGTTTGACTTAAAACACAAACATTATGATCAAATATTGCAATTGTCGTATTCCGTGAGATTTATGACTATACTCGGAATCGAGGAGAAAAATGTAATCGTGTGCAATAATGGACCCGCGGATTTGCAGGTGCgagattttccattttatctattctatattttctatttttttctatttcagttGTTTACTGTTCAGTTTAGACGGTTGATtaagtttttctttctgttttgtttttcaacttaCCGTTCTCCGAGTTTCAGATCTGGGAGGGTCCTGAGGATAAccaattaattgaaaatagcGGATCTGTgatattttccaaatatttaaaaaacgtGAAACACGTGTTAACCGTAGCCAACGAAGTTGCAAAACTATGGGACCGGAAATGGCGGCTTCGAGTTAAGTACGTGCCGACAAAGATGGGTAAAGTGAGCTGCTGCTCTCTCAGCGACGAGGAGAATTATTTAGCACTAGCCAACGCCTCGGGATGTCTCACTATTTGCAAACTGGTGCCTAAGAAAGTTGGTAACACTATAGCGTTTCAAGAAAATACCGTCCAAAATTTGCCTGATGAAATAACAGCCTGTAATTTTTCACCCAACGGAACTTTACTCGCTGTCGGAATGAAAAGGGGTAAAATTATGGTAAGCAATTTTACTATAtgattgtttttgtttttttttttttcaccttaaTTTTACCACAAATTTGTTAATTTACATACGCGTTGAACAAGATGTTGAAACTGCGAAAGTTGAAACATCTTCAAAAGCGAGAGGAACAAGActgatatataattatactttATTCTCAATATCCCCAATCAGATAATTGATGGAAAATCTAGTAAGGAGATACAACTATTAGATCTCCATCGTCGAGCTGTAAAACAGCTATATTGGGGACCTTCGAGCCTCAACGAACAGATTCTTCTCTCTTTGAGCAACGAGATGGCCTGGTGGAACATATCTCGAATTGGTGAAAGCTCGTCGCAGAATAATATAGCAGGTTCTAATCGACAAATTAGTCAAAGCTACACAGACCTGACGGTTTCTTCTAATTTGAATGTAACCACTGATCTCAATTTACCTCGCGAGCCTTTGAAGAATAGCCAAAGTTTTCAATTCAGTAGCGTTATACaagaatctgaaaataaatCCTTGAACAACAACCATGATGATGCTACTGAAGAGGTATCAAATTCAACTGGCAGTGCGGTTTCAGCTTATTCGTCGGAACAGGACACAAATGAGATTAACGGCAATGGTCACAACTCTCCTTCCTTCTGTTGGTCTGATAAACGGCCAAAAGATTTCGATACACCCGGTTTGTTGAGCGTTATTAAACTTGACGGTAATTTAGCGACTAATGTATGCATTTCAAAAAACTTTAAAAGGTTCATTACCATTGATGGCGAAGGCTCAATTTATAACCTAGctgttattgaaaaaaacggAATGAATAAACATCACACCATTTCATAACAATCGATGACAACTGCCGTTAACAACGGTGGGCATTGGTTGAAACcaattttattgtatttaGTTCGCAATATCACATCCCATTTCCTCAGATTTATAATACTTGGTATAAAATCACCGCTTCTGAGGTAACGGTGTGattactataattttttttaatcattcaaatcttttttctaatctctagcagttttatacaaaaaaaaaaaaaattattcaaaaatacacAGCATCATTCATTTCTAGTTTTCTCATTAAAACTAaaacagagaaagaaagaaaagagtcTTACTATTTTCAATAATCTCTTCAATCTTAATCACAAATTACTTTTTACCACTGCCGATACGTATTTCGAACAGTCAGattcagtttatttttttctcccaattttttttcatgaacaAATTACATTAGCCATtgatttatgtatataatactgTATTACCTCATTGTATGGtgcatttattttattcttagtACTTTTGATATAAAGTTTTCCTTTGGAAACTCTATTTGTACACATCCTAATCAATCCTTTTTGGATAATGTATACTTTTTACTTGTATTTTACActtgattttgaataatttttttactgctCTTGTCTAGGGTAAGATTattaaaagtaaatgaaacgaaaagaaaaacattgtgatatatacatatatatatatatacacatgcgcatacacatataaatatgtataatatatatgtaagccaataattatattgttgGGAAGGAATGAAGATTAGGGTGATAATCCACACATGCAAGATGCAGTTAACAactgtaatattaaaaatatgtacaaattaGTGAAATACAGAGATATTACCATTTACTAATAATCTTATAGCTAACCTGAATCTATACAATTGCCGATAGCAAACCCTTGtgtacatcaatataataaccTTGATGCTAACAGCTCGGAGTCTTGTTACATACTGACTCTCACACGCGTGTCAATAAGCGACGCAGCCAAGCTTGATTACGCACAAGCTTACATCCCCCCTTTTTAAGACCGAGGGTATGTTCCGTCGGTGTAAGGAACCAACTTACtagcatgaaaaatatttgattccCTTTTTCTCAATCCACTGTCTAACAAGAACATTACATCAGAAATTTTCCCTTTAATTTTAAACGGACCTACTCTAATTggatctattttatttttatttaatttatttacattttgtacATAAGCTAAGTCTCCtacattgtaatttattttctttacattcTTATCATagtattctttatttttgttgtGAATTTCTTTTGATTTCATAAAAGCTATTTCTCTATTGTTGACTAAGTTTGTTAAATTATTGTCGTTCACTTCTTTgggtaaaaatgaatcgtttAATCCTGTCAGCAAATAATTAGGAGTGAATCCGGTCGAACTGTGAATTGTGTTGTTGTAATCCTTTACACATTCTTCCGCCACCTGAGGccatgatttatttttatcatcataaATTTTACACCTTATTCTGTTTACCAAAGTCTGATTTGTCCTTTCGTTTAATCCATTAGAGAATGCGCAATCCACTGCTGTAAAAACTAAtgttattttctgtttttttaaatactgcTTAAACTGTGCTGAATTTATACCAGGATACTGATCTGATAAAACTAATTTAAtgcttccatttttttctactttcttgATTAGATTTATAAAATCTTTTGCAACTTGAGTCTTTGAGGTTATTATGTATGCAAATCTTGTGAAATGGTCCACCgccaaatgtaaatatttttttttttttttattgccttTGAAACCTCCTACTGTGTCTATAGACACTATTTCGAAAGGTTCTTTTGCTGGTCCAAGTTGAGATAAAGGGGCTTTAAAGATGCCTATTCtcgatttgtttttaatacaTGTTTCACAGGCTTTACAAGTTAATTTTATgtgtttatacatatttttgaaataaaacttttggCCAAAAGTTAAAATTAACTGTTTTGTGCCTATATGACCTTGATCAACATGTACCTTGATGATAAGAGACTTTCCAAATTCTTCAGTGATccatattttttctctattatttagaattttataaattattcccCTTTTAATAACACATTTATCATCagtttttaacttttttttgattttctttgatATCCTCCAATTTTAGTAAGTTTGTAGTTTTTATCACAGAATCACTTATTGTATCCTCGTGTGATTCCAAAACCGGATTTCTAGACAAGCAATCGGCTTCAATGTTTTCTTTACCTGGATTAtacacaatttcaaaatcaaaatgtgAAATGTAATTCAAAATCTGAACTAGTTCCatatcattacttttttttatgttgaatttttccagtggtCTATGATCAGTGAATACAACGAACTTCTTGCCTATCAAATGAAATTGCCAGTATAAAATGGCTTCTTTAATAGCTAAACATTCTATAAAGATagctttcttctttttctgagCTTCTGTCAACTTtctagaaaagaaaaacaccgaCTTTAACGAGTTATCTTCCTGAGGCTGCTTCAATATTGCCCCAACTCCTTCGATACTTGCatcagtgaaaataaaaattggagCCTCTGGATCAAAAATTGCCAAAGCGGGAACTGTGCACAAATATTCTTTTGTTGAATTAAAACTGTTCCTACACTCTTCAGACCATTCTAAggatacatttttccttaacAAGTTTCTTAAAGGATCTAGTAAGCCAACATGATTTGGTATAAACtccagataaaaatttatcttgcCTAGAAACTgtctaatttgtttttttgtcgTAGGAATTGGAAACTTCTTAATAGCCACTAAATTATCGTTTATTGGTTTAATCATATTCTTTCCAATTTCGTGTCCCAAAtaagttattttttcttggGCGAActgacatttatttttattcaatttgaaacctTGTTCATACAATGCTTGCAGTACTCGCTCCACATGATATAAATGTTCTTCGGAGGTTTTGGAGAACACCAATATATCATCTATGTAGTTCACTGTGAAAGcatctaatttatttttccttattacGCTTGCTAAGACTCTTTGAAATATAGCAGGAGCCGATTTCAGACCAAAAGGTAAACATCTCCATTGCCAGT includes the following:
- the LOC124218478 gene encoding apoptotic protease-activating factor 1 isoform X2, with translation MEEKHRNILLQVQPAIVRDLDYQNVLDTLVAKNIITLASNEEILNAGNRELQIRKLLSHLPGRGPKAYSIFKEAMRLNYDWISKEMDELEENFDSVDSLDAPVGQNVPHPHLPAIPSLNVSRTRKLRKGLKELKPSNYLALHALPGYGKSTLVSETLQDDDLATDLFQKEMYWIKFGSEQSVAENILTQLNMLFHRVRNLDLLTEPTSEDSLKYFLRHHFSKHNHALLILDDVNRREIIEAFDFGCKTLVLTTDTDILRGKKCDIIEMNEGFTPKESLALFAKAIGVDASELPKQARQIHEECKGMPLMIAMFSAQFEDVKESLIEGDKRADTWSYYLDALKKKKSAVLQESLDKLKAIFEMCINKLSKDEIHYYEMFAIFPEDVNITTKTLSIFWDLDPPEVDLIMSKFCKKSMAVRQWHVHLKTYIYGVHNLVLRHLRDKLTAESLMNLHKTYVNKNFEACNWKLSNLPKDNYIYSYIGHHMEEGELLKKFPEVYLNFKFIEAKIYHIGPGDLLIDLKKYRKHITQESPELLDKVTDLEKFLVQQASTLAEYRRRNCLDLVQVALKHPYSGFVRDMAESLANERQSSLYLSHLKNNNQNLNSLSDELYMQVRSVAFTNEASVILIGNDMGEVVLWNCHDGHHVVFYGNNRDYPIRKIITPRNGEYFVSISEDGTAKLFDLSKQREFYMKTLNPRTRQKDWKTMYENDINQDHSKFTFAVKDQKIMDISICSSSQKIAACTKNGNIMVWKWTGEVLIDQISMAGNSTLNCILFTISSTKLHTVNLETGALTMYDATHGNYVTQCTLSSEMVKVISLLSVPGVANIMIGLLDKKLFSVTWKLDEITGYPTYHEFAKLADETVTYTCAALTQDGRYVITADTGCSVTIHSLQNGYKTIKTYKKSVTSLDTQWLENERCHMICAGSRDTLVPMVHRWRFDPTENPVSQRLPLFDAIVESVEKNIIAVATSNRTVQIIQNDNVIAEAPSVNAKITNIMFFEDKNRVAYATEGGQIFLFDLKHKHYDQILQLSYSVRFMTILGIEEKNVIVCNNGPADLQIWEGPEDNQLIENSGSVIFSKYLKNVKHVLTVANEVAKLWDRKWRLRVKYVPTKMGKVSCCSLSDEENYLALANASGCLTICKLVPKKVGNTIAFQENTVQNLPDEITACNFSPNGTLLAVGMKRGKIMIIDGKSSKEIQLLDLHRRAVKQLYWGPSSLNEQILLSLSNEMAWWNISRIGESSSQNNIAGSNRQISQSYTDLTVSSNLNVTTDLNLPREPLKNSQSFQFSSVIQESENKSLNNNHDDATEEVSNSTGSAVSAYSSEQDTNEINGNGHNSPSFCWSDKRPKDFDTPGLLSVIKLDGNLATNVCISKNFKRFITIDGEGSIYNLAVIEKNGMNKHHTIS
- the LOC124218478 gene encoding apoptotic protease-activating factor 1 isoform X1 — encoded protein: MEEKHRNILLQVQPAIVRDLDYQNVLDTLVAKNIITLASNEEILNAGNRELQIRKLLSHLPGRGPKAYSIFKEAMRLNYDWISKEMDELEENFDSVDSLDAPVGQNVPHPHLPAIPSLNVSRTRKMEQLRKGLKELKPSNYLALHALPGYGKSTLVSETLQDDDLATDLFQKEMYWIKFGSEQSVAENILTQLNMLFHRVRNLDLLTEPTSEDSLKYFLRHHFSKHNHALLILDDVNRREIIEAFDFGCKTLVLTTDTDILRGKKCDIIEMNEGFTPKESLALFAKAIGVDASELPKQARQIHEECKGMPLMIAMFSAQFEDVKESLIEGDKRADTWSYYLDALKKKKSAVLQESLDKLKAIFEMCINKLSKDEIHYYEMFAIFPEDVNITTKTLSIFWDLDPPEVDLIMSKFCKKSMAVRQWHVHLKTYIYGVHNLVLRHLRDKLTAESLMNLHKTYVNKNFEACNWKLSNLPKDNYIYSYIGHHMEEGELLKKFPEVYLNFKFIEAKIYHIGPGDLLIDLKKYRKHITQESPELLDKVTDLEKFLVQQASTLAEYRRRNCLDLVQVALKHPYSGFVRDMAESLANERQSSLYLSHLKNNNQNLNSLSDELYMQVRSVAFTNEASVILIGNDMGEVVLWNCHDGHHVVFYGNNRDYPIRKIITPRNGEYFVSISEDGTAKLFDLSKQREFYMKTLNPRTRQKDWKTMYENDINQDHSKFTFAVKDQKIMDISICSSSQKIAACTKNGNIMVWKWTGEVLIDQISMAGNSTLNCILFTISSTKLHTVNLETGALTMYDATHGNYVTQCTLSSEMVKVISLLSVPGVANIMIGLLDKKLFSVTWKLDEITGYPTYHEFAKLADETVTYTCAALTQDGRYVITADTGCSVTIHSLQNGYKTIKTYKKSVTSLDTQWLENERCHMICAGSRDTLVPMVHRWRFDPTENPVSQRLPLFDAIVESVEKNIIAVATSNRTVQIIQNDNVIAEAPSVNAKITNIMFFEDKNRVAYATEGGQIFLFDLKHKHYDQILQLSYSVRFMTILGIEEKNVIVCNNGPADLQIWEGPEDNQLIENSGSVIFSKYLKNVKHVLTVANEVAKLWDRKWRLRVKYVPTKMGKVSCCSLSDEENYLALANASGCLTICKLVPKKVGNTIAFQENTVQNLPDEITACNFSPNGTLLAVGMKRGKIMIIDGKSSKEIQLLDLHRRAVKQLYWGPSSLNEQILLSLSNEMAWWNISRIGESSSQNNIAGSNRQISQSYTDLTVSSNLNVTTDLNLPREPLKNSQSFQFSSVIQESENKSLNNNHDDATEEVSNSTGSAVSAYSSEQDTNEINGNGHNSPSFCWSDKRPKDFDTPGLLSVIKLDGNLATNVCISKNFKRFITIDGEGSIYNLAVIEKNGMNKHHTIS